In Juglans regia cultivar Chandler chromosome 13, Walnut 2.0, whole genome shotgun sequence, the DNA window GGTGCACGTGTATTTAGCCAATGATGCCGGTACCGAATCAAGGCTCCACTCCTTAAACCCTCCGAGTCCAAAGTCCAAACGCTTTCCCTCGAACACTTGGAGATCTAAAAGGGTTTCAAGAGCTTATCCTCGCTCCCAACGCTCAAACATGGCTCTTTAGTGCGAGCCCATCACCCAAATTCCTTTAAAGCTCCCCAAAAAAGAGAAGGATTCATACTTATCACAATTCAGAAATGACAACCCCATATCCCTCTCACTTGTTGTCTGCTTCCAATCATCTCCATGCTTCCACTAAAATGCTCATCAGAAGTCACTCTCCTCGGCTTCAGGGGTTCAAGGTAACgcttttttctataattatctGATGGAATGAACTTTATTCCAATTCATGCGTCGATTTTTGCATTAAAATTTACCTGGTTGTTTAAGTTTTGAAGGtttatttcttcatattttttccaATGGATGCGTTTGGTTACCTGAAAAGGTGGGTTTAAGAACCGGGTTAAATAGCAAAGTAAAGTGGGTATTTGATTGTTTATTGGTCTGTGTTTTATTGGTTCTACGAGCGAGCGAGCGAGAGGGGGAAAGGGAGGTTACGTTAGAAGTGGGTACAACTCGGGTCTCCGTAAAGTAATGAGTTTAAAAACTTGCACAAGTGATATGTAATTCGAACGAGTCTGGGTTTCATTGAAGCTGAATTTGCTAGTCTTGGgttcaactttcaataaatcAGCTGCATTTGTGATGGCGTGGATAAGTATGTCCATGTTGGCTgaggaaataaatttatagagtCCGCATCTTGCATTGATACTtcatgaaatttgtaagttttattttctgcCATGTAGCTCTTTCAAAAACAGCTGAACTAGTTCAGACTGAATGCTTTAATGGGTTGAGTTGGGTTTACATTCGttcttgtattattttattttattttaatttttgtagcAGGGGTCATTGCGGAATGTTAAAGAGAAAAGCTGCAAGTTGAGTGTTAAACAATTTAGGGCATTTCAGAATACTAGGTCCTCGATATCGTGTGCAATAAATATGTCTGCAGGCCAGTCAGACGATCCTGGGAAATTAAACTTGGAACATCTTATTGACAAGGCAAGAAAATTGTGGGACGGTTGTCCTCAACCAGTCAAGAGATTCCCTTGGAACAGAGCACTGGATAATTTCATTCAACTCATCCTTGACCTCATCTTGGCAGTTGTCAAATACTTATGCGTTCCCTTACTGGCAGTTTCCTCTCTTAGTGAGATGTCATACTGTGCACATGAAAGAAAGCTTTTTCTTTTACCTGTTCCAGTTCTCATTGGGATTGCTGTTGCTGGGGTATTCCGAGAGACAGCCCTAGATATATCTCCACTTCTCAAGGTAAAATTGTTATCTAGCATCAATAGGCTCATTAGATTATCTTGCATCAGTTGGTAGAACGTGGGAATGTCCAATTGAAACATCTTCTTATGCTTATACACATGGTGAAAAATGGCACCATTTGTTGCTTATGCTGTTGTGATTAATTGGCTACATTTGTTCTGGAAAACTGCATTTTTGCCACATTTGCAGCATTTTCTGACATGAATGGAGGAAAATGTTTCTTGCGGAGTATTTGTTTTGGTTCCATCCAATAGATCGTGCATAGATTTTTGGAGACAGTCCAATGAGCTCTAGCTCAAATGGCACTTCTTCTCCCTAATAAGGTGTAGCATGAGATTAGGACTGTAATCAAGCCGAGCCGAGCCGGTCTTTCGcttgccgagctcggctcgactcaagctcaagatttttatttattctttgttcgaactTGACTCAGTAAGCTAAATTCCCAACTCAAGCTTgactcgaattgtttattttttttattttttaaataagatttaataattaataaattagatagataaaaaataaaaatctaatattaaatttgtacaactaacaagtagaacctctattgaattataagattttaaaaatttataaataaataatatctaactagttgatatttatccataataacaatatattatatgcctacataaattaatgcatacacataatatgatagcatatatctatttcatatatggttcacacatactagtatataaaattattaaatcttatcaattaattattgtacaaattaaaaaatatagctatgaagtatattcaatatatagacataagtaattaggttacatattatatatttaattataaaagtattgtgcttatattattagctaatacatatatatatatacataggtgtatgtatatatttattaatatatgaatgagctTTAATCAAATCGAGCTAATGAGAGGACTCGGACATAAACGATCAagccttaacgagccttagctgagtcgagtcgagttttgtcgggtatgtgtcatttactaatcaagTGGGTATCTACTTTTAcgggtgagttttttttttttttttcacgagtcaaGTTCGATTTGAATTCAACCGGATGAGTACCGAGCGGGCTATCaaacagactggttcatttgCAGCCCTACGAGAGATTATTGGTTTACAAACCACAAGATGCATGTGTGACTTtacatcaaaaaaaaaaaggaaaaaaagaaaagaccatTGAAATCTGATTGATGACAGTGACTTCAACaagttctctctttctaatttctacttttttttcttttgttaccaCCAATATAAACTTCTCATATCTTTTAATGTCATTGAAAGCCAGATACCTTATGGTGCAAAAGTTGCACAGTTTATCAGTAGCCGATTTCGGTAGGATGAGCCTCATTTTTTGCGATTTCAGACTAGAGAACTTTTTTCCAATTGGAAGTTCTGGTTGGTTGTTTTCTTGTTATAGTTAAcgttttgtttgattttcagGATGCAGAAGTTCCCTGGCATCTGATTGCCATTGCAACTTTCTTCACATTTCTCAAATTGCTGGGACCTTATTACCCCTATTGGGGGCGAATTTTTATTCCACACTTTGCAAATGGGGGGTTATGGAGGACTCTGTGGTTTGCACTTTTGTGGTATAGAAGACCCCAAAAGGAATCAACAAAGACATTGCAGGAGAACTCTGGAAACGGAACCCACTCCGAACTAAATAAGCTTTAATTCTAGCAGACAGAATATTTGGATCAGGTAATTGTTACTTGGACAGGCAAAAATGCGAGTGGTACATTTATGGTGTTTAGGCATACCTTGCGATCTCACTTTATACAGTGGGTTCTGCTCCCCAAGTGTGCCATGTGGTAAAACCCCGATGCCCACATCTGAGAGGGGAATATATACCAGCTGGCTAAAAAGTCGATTGGTTTTATATTTGTCATAGGAATGTTGACTTGTGATGAAACTAGCTGCTTACACGAGCACATAGTTGAACTTTGAATCCTGCCGGAGTAAGGCTTCTTTACACTTGCATTTTGGGTAGCTCATTGGTATGGCAGTGTGCCATAAAATCCATTCCCCCTTCTACCTGGGTCATTTTTTTGTACTCTTTATGAAAGTTTTGTTgcttctgctgctgctgctctctctctctctctccaagttTCAGGTTCTgatgatgaaataattataGACCTCACTTTTGATCTGATACAGGTGtccttcatcttcatcaatgaAGATTATATGTGATAGGATTATAAAAGCCATTCATCGAGAAGATAAAAGTAGGAAGCAGCTTCTGTCAGAAGATTGGTTAAGTTGGTGCTTAGGCTGTGTTTGCTGATTGCTAGACGTGTTTGCTAAACTAACAGGGTCTCTGAGTGTGTTCCTGTATGTGTGAACGGATGCTTGCAGGAAGCTTTGTTGCTGACTATTATAAGCAAATCTCGTTTTGGGTCTGGTATAGCATCTTAAAATATATGTTGTAATGCAAACAATATAAACATACCAGATTTTCATTAATCATAATGTAGTCATTTGAAGTagattttatgtattaattCTGAGGAtatgctatttttattttttccttatttgGCACCCACCTGAACCCATATTTGGCTAAAGCATGATGATTATAATCTATCGAGGCTGCTAAAGACACAAATGGATCCCACAAACTAATATGACATAGTGTCCgtgtgccattttttttttttcattttcccccTGCAGTgcccctcccctcctcccccctTTCCCAAACCCCTCCAGACCTTCCATCCATGCAGCCCAGCGCCGCAGCAGCCCCACTCTAGAGCTTAAAGTCACTAGGCACCTCCTTGAAAAATCATGAGAACTTTAAACAATTAATtgattctaattttttcaaatagaaagaAACATTAGACGAAGATAAccaattaaaaaacataaagcaTCAAACTGAAGCTTGTAATCAACAAACAAGTTCCACCAATTATGTCTCATTACGTGGCCACCTAAAGCTTATTTCATCGACTAACAAATATTTGCTTCAAAATCGAATAAGCCCTAGACTTTTCTCTGATTGGGGATTTTCCATATACATTCTCTTCCAGGAATTTGTTTCAGAATCAGTTAGCCTCGATTGGGAGCATTCGCATCTGGCTTGGCATAAGCATCAGTTTGCCAAAATACGAGGAAAAGTGAATAGCTCTGGCCATAAACCATTCCACATCCGATTGTGTAAAATAGGGAATGATTTTAAGTTTGCAACACTAACTCCCTAAAATTACTCAGTAACCGCAGCTCCTCaaacccaattttattaatattttattaaccctcaacaaaaacattttttatttatcttttgattGGTAcaaaaccattttattaatcctcaatatatttatatgaataaaaataaactaaattgtGATTAGAAGAGCAAGTCCACTCATAAATTTTTCACCAGTAAAAACAGACAAAAATTGTTAGGGTTGAAAACATGAAtgttagaaaatgaaaaaagaaatctcattattaaaaaatatccgATTTTGCTACAAttagaatttgataaaaaaaaaaaaatgttacttaTGAggccaaccttttttttttttttaaacatgctcatttggaaaaataagattttttttaaatattattattacaaaattacatttttgaaaacattaccgtttaaagataaatagtttaaattctttttttttttttaaatctcattagAGATGAATTGTGGAAAATACAATGAAGACAAATAATTgagtagttaaaaaaatatgacaataaatgagttaaaaaataataatgaaagattattttaatagagtAGAGAAAGAATTGAGAGTGAGATGTAGGAAGTTTGGGAATGAGTgtagttaaaatgagttttgttatgtacaagcaagtttgcgtATCAATCTGCGTACTAATATTattgccttcatattctaaattcaaattagcattgtttttaataaaatctattttctgaccaatcatattgaatgggtACGCGTATTAGTGCACAGAATTGTTTACAATTAAGTTTTTTCAGTTAAAATAGGGAAAGATGGATTTTGAGTAAAATTTGGCAAAAGTTTTAGGGAGCTCAATGCTCTAACACTTCGCTTCattaaggaaagaaaatgattgACCCATCTATGTTATAGAATTGGATGCTGACAGAAACAATATGGTACAGTTTATCAACATATTCTTCTTGCATAGCTAAGCAGTAAACTAAAAGATCAAAGAGGGCATTTTCTCAGTCATTGACTGTTCATTGAACATCATACCCCAAAACATTAATCAAGACTCATTTTATCAATGAAcgaaaaatagaaagaattggTACAATCAATTCTCATATGCTAGAGGGTTGAAAAATCCAACTGCAAAGCTGACGCCAGACATAATTGTGATTATTCTGTAGGCTGATTTCAATAGATAATTTATATGGAAGGAAGACAAGAGAATCATCCAAAACACATAAAACAACTCTAATGTTCAATTCAAATTGTCAAAATCCAAGAATGACAAAATCAACCCACAAGCCAGACTGTAATAGTTGAAAATCgatcatatcaaaattttaccaaaaatagcaaaatctcaataatcacaataaaattaaataagtaataaaagaaGTAATCTGCTAAAAATCTGGCCCAAATCGAGTttagaatcatttcctaaacgATAAAGGAAACATTACAATAAAaggcaaaaatagaaaaaaaaaatagggattCAGTCTTATTCAGAGGTAAAAATAGTGGATTTTGACCTCGACAATGATGCACATCGAGCATGCCTAATGACAATGACGTGCGCGCCAAAAAGAGCTTTCcgaattggggtcatatgcaCGATTCTGATACCCGTAGCCAAAGTTATAGCCAAAGTACATAAACGTGCCCAAAAGTGCACCAATCAAGGACAGATCACGATTTCTTGCCATCTTTGCACTGATCTGCCACCTCAAGGTATTTCAGCACAATCAACATGCAATCTAACAACTCAGCATCATCTGACTTGGATCCACTCACATCAAAAGCTCTCAGATCATGACCCAGAGAATCCAATGCTATCAGACCATGTTGCAGTTTTGTGGAAGGTTTTTTGTGCTTTATTAACTTCATAATGAAGTTTGATGGTAGTGCTAAGGGAAATAAGAGGGCCAGCGCATGCAATTCTTTTCCATTCTTGAGTAAGTACTTCGTGAGTTCTAATTCATTTTCCCCATCAGATAAAACCTCCATAGTTACTCATTTCAGTTGATGAATACACGTAAGGTTTTGAGATTCCCAATATTTCATCTTAAATGGAAGCTCGTCTGAAGGCAACAAGTTTGTCAcctgttaaaaaagaaacaagattgAGCATGAAATCGATTCGGTGAAAAAGATGGAGAAGTACTAACGATAGTCTGAGAAAGAAAATTGCTATTTTACTTACATCAATCAAGGAAAAGTACAAGGGTCCAAGAATGATGAGGTGCTTCAGATTAGTTGTTCCTTTGAGCAGGGAGGATAATGCTTAGACATGGTTTCCACCAAAGTAGTCCTACTTTCACCGTTAAGTGCTTTTGTTGTCAAATAAGAAAGCAAGCAACCGTGCTTAAGCAAAGCCTGCCAACATTTACAAGGCACATCTTAAAAAAGTTGATCCACCAAATGCCAACTAAAAGCCCCAGATAGTTTAGAGAAGGCGCTAAAATTTtgttgaagatatatatatattcagaacTTGACATAAAAAGGTTTAacttaaagaaaacaaaagacgAACAATCAAGGCCGAATTTGTGACATGAAGTAATAGTTTATGCTTGTTGTTCATGGAATGATTACTGTTCATTTAACAAGATCTCTAAGGAAGGGCTCTTTAGGGTGGATAGGGGATGGTCAAGGTATAATATCCCACTTGGAATTGTCCAAGTCTTAATCAATACTTAAGTCAAGGTTAAATCTGGAGTATCGAATTTGACTTGAACAAAAGCTCAATTGATTCAATATTGGCCAAGATACTAAACCGCAGTACCACATAGTTGAACGAAAGAACGTAGAGCCCCTCCAAGACAAAGGTCAAATTCACTCAAATCAAATGGTTTAGTTGTTGGGGCAAGGTCCAAAGAAAAACATGCAATCATTGTTACCATTAAATCTAGCctagtatatatagatatgtgaAAAATCCACCTGGAGCTCAAGGACAAATACAAGAGAACAAGacgaaacaaaaaagaatacaaGAATGAGATGTGGCCGCAACAGACAGTGAAATCCTGTCTTGAAGAACATGAGATCGACCTAATCACCAAAGGGGGTAAACACTTTTTCTTGCCACCTTGTGTTCTTGATTGTGGATCCCTGAGGTCCCTCTTACTGAGATACAACGAAAACATCCTCAGATTTGCCTGTACATTATCTCATAGTCATGTTGCTGCTTTAAAGCTTTAGACACAACGTTTTTCACTTGTTCGAATCGAAAACGACCACATGGGAGAATTGTTTTCATCTTTCAAGTCCCTCAAGGTATTGGATCTTTCACACACAAGAGGGATACAAAGTCTGACCATAATCTATTGAACA includes these proteins:
- the LOC109010251 gene encoding uncharacterized protein LOC109010251 isoform X2 encodes the protein MTTPYPSHLLSASNHLHASTKMLIRSHSPRLQGFKGSLRNVKEKSCKLSVKQFRAFQNTRSSISCAINMSAGQSDDPGKLNLEHLIDKARKLWDGCPQPVKRFPWNRALDNFIQLILDLILAVVKYLCVPLLAVSSLSEMSYCAHERKLFLLPVPVLIGIAVAGVFRETALDISPLLKDAEVPWHLIAIATFFTFLKLLGPYYPYWGRIFIPHFANGGLWRTLWFALLWYRRPQKESTKTLQENSGNGTHSELNKL
- the LOC109010251 gene encoding uncharacterized protein LOC109010251 isoform X1 — encoded protein: MTTPYPSHLLSASNHLHASTKMLIRSHSPRLQGFKQGSLRNVKEKSCKLSVKQFRAFQNTRSSISCAINMSAGQSDDPGKLNLEHLIDKARKLWDGCPQPVKRFPWNRALDNFIQLILDLILAVVKYLCVPLLAVSSLSEMSYCAHERKLFLLPVPVLIGIAVAGVFRETALDISPLLKDAEVPWHLIAIATFFTFLKLLGPYYPYWGRIFIPHFANGGLWRTLWFALLWYRRPQKESTKTLQENSGNGTHSELNKL